Proteins encoded in a region of the Peptococcaceae bacterium 1198_IL3148 genome:
- a CDS encoding SAF domain-containing protein — protein MSKKIGIIVSVVLALIFTGTIIFTAQKDLRAETKTVEVYKAVNYIAMGSEVKKDDVKTVEVPEKMIDNLVQDISYFEGKVTTQNIGPDQFIFENSVAKGLAIRPGYVEIFIPTDLSKSALAIAGEMVDLYPIGDSYEGVPLPPVFEGARVLHSLDQEGKDIDPSRAQDLKGIAASGTNIPVSVGVEIPKEKVSQIVMYAGNKNIYLVKSSK, from the coding sequence TTGAGTAAAAAAATTGGTATTATAGTATCAGTGGTGCTAGCCTTAATTTTTACTGGCACCATTATTTTTACTGCTCAAAAAGATTTAAGGGCAGAAACAAAGACTGTTGAAGTGTATAAAGCAGTTAATTATATTGCTATGGGTAGTGAAGTAAAAAAAGATGATGTAAAAACGGTTGAAGTTCCTGAAAAGATGATTGATAATTTGGTTCAAGACATAAGCTATTTTGAAGGGAAAGTGACTACTCAAAACATTGGCCCTGACCAATTTATTTTTGAAAACAGTGTTGCAAAAGGGTTGGCAATTAGGCCGGGCTATGTAGAAATTTTTATTCCCACAGATTTATCCAAATCCGCACTAGCAATTGCAGGTGAAATGGTTGACTTGTATCCTATTGGAGATAGTTACGAAGGAGTGCCGCTACCTCCTGTTTTTGAAGGTGCGCGGGTATTACACTCTTTAGATCAAGAAGGTAAGGATATTGATCCTTCCCGTGCCCAAGATTTAAAGGGAATAGCAGCGTCAGGGACAAATATACCAGTATCTGTTGGAGTAGAAATACCTAAAGAAAAGGTTAGTCAAATAGTAATGTATGCTGGTAATAAAAACATATACCTTGTAAAAAGTTCTAAATAG
- a CDS encoding type II secretion system F family protein encodes MLIKLLLLFSLFLLFYLLIVGEFPVNLEALLKSDLPKQKTFKDKFQVYVLPLISATIFFFFGRVVFLSVLSGLIFAFLGWHLPKWVLKWREHKKKEKPRELAKDFITSAAGMYGAGQLTTDVIRHSALRMPAPFNQDFQEMLARRNLDGAPFHVMLRQMGNKYGLKEFDAAAAIIEASEKAGGPTAAAKGLKRLGVALRKREKQLMERRKANMEPQIACLLAIVILSLGLIMDATVFRAEYREVPIIMASGCLIVVGLIFAVVKISSNADLES; translated from the coding sequence GTGTTAATTAAGTTATTGTTACTGTTTAGTTTATTTTTGTTATTTTATTTACTTATTGTAGGGGAGTTCCCTGTAAATTTAGAAGCACTTTTAAAGAGTGATCTTCCAAAACAAAAAACATTTAAGGATAAATTTCAAGTATATGTGTTACCTTTAATTTCAGCAACTATATTTTTCTTCTTTGGAAGAGTAGTATTTTTGAGTGTATTGTCAGGTTTGATTTTTGCCTTTTTAGGTTGGCATTTACCTAAATGGGTATTGAAGTGGAGGGAGCATAAGAAAAAAGAAAAACCAAGGGAATTAGCAAAGGATTTTATAACAAGTGCTGCTGGTATGTATGGTGCCGGACAGTTAACTACAGATGTTATTCGGCACTCAGCATTACGTATGCCTGCACCTTTTAACCAAGATTTTCAAGAAATGCTTGCTAGAAGAAACCTTGATGGCGCTCCTTTCCACGTAATGCTTCGCCAGATGGGAAACAAATACGGTTTAAAGGAATTTGATGCGGCGGCTGCAATTATTGAAGCCTCTGAAAAAGCAGGTGGACCAACAGCCGCGGCCAAAGGGCTTAAACGGCTTGGTGTGGCACTTAGAAAAAGGGAAAAACAACTTATGGAACGACGAAAAGCTAACATGGAACCGCAAATCGCCTGCCTTTTAGCCATTGTTATTTTGTCATTAGGTTTAATCATGGATGCTACTGTATTTCGAGCCGAATACCGAGAAGTACCCATAATAATGGCATCAGGTTGTTTAATTGTGGTTGGTTTAATCTTTGCAGTAGTAAAAATATCAAGCAATGCAGATCTTGAAAGTTAG
- a CDS encoding ATPase, T2SS/T4P/T4SS family, whose translation MSKDSLEMSNQDWDSIVDVQKTDIVEELASQIYKEHPDLFNGDKVALGESINVDYLEQIIRQTVLTRKDLLPDEIEEITGKILGQATGYGQLSEFFTGPEAEEITETMINPSKDGPKVFVGKHGRPHYVGNHYFKNDQEVKDFVQLHCDKAGRSFTAESPVVDAWLPDGSRLAAMGYKACPLGTMITIRKSPVLRPPLPLSVMVANGTMPQLFSDIAKDLLVPGQCNIGVFGRTDSGKTTLLRALGLFIDPMDRTMIGETSFELFMPNLENCINVVTVKIGGNEILSMGDICDSFNRNNPDRTIVSEIRAGEVVAAAEIAESTSGGFWTTAHCGSVNQLRSRLPKMFARGGMTLPRELVDDQIRSMFNYLIFVDKDSMKKRTLMELVQVTDDDYRPIIRFDKEEYALTRGKTRRWIYENPISNKGLADLGFRGGTIKPEYEKVIGNGYLYAADQGGVQC comes from the coding sequence ATGAGTAAAGACAGTTTGGAAATGTCTAATCAGGATTGGGATAGCATAGTTGATGTACAGAAAACAGATATTGTAGAGGAATTAGCATCACAGATTTACAAGGAGCATCCCGATTTATTTAATGGAGATAAAGTGGCTTTGGGTGAATCAATAAACGTTGACTATTTAGAACAGATCATAAGGCAAACAGTATTAACCCGTAAGGATTTATTACCAGATGAAATTGAAGAAATTACAGGTAAAATTTTAGGCCAAGCAACAGGGTATGGACAACTATCAGAGTTTTTTACAGGGCCTGAAGCTGAGGAAATAACTGAAACAATGATTAACCCTTCTAAGGATGGACCAAAAGTTTTTGTTGGTAAACATGGTAGACCTCATTATGTAGGTAACCACTATTTTAAAAATGATCAAGAGGTAAAAGACTTTGTGCAATTACACTGTGACAAGGCTGGTCGCTCATTTACAGCGGAATCACCTGTAGTAGACGCATGGCTTCCCGATGGCAGTCGTTTAGCAGCTATGGGGTATAAAGCATGTCCTTTAGGTACAATGATTACTATACGTAAATCACCTGTTCTTAGACCACCACTGCCATTATCAGTTATGGTTGCAAATGGGACAATGCCACAGCTATTCAGCGATATAGCAAAAGATTTGTTAGTACCGGGGCAGTGTAATATTGGTGTCTTTGGTCGTACAGACAGTGGTAAGACAACTCTATTAAGGGCATTAGGCTTATTTATTGATCCAATGGATAGAACAATGATTGGCGAAACCAGTTTTGAATTATTTATGCCAAACCTAGAAAACTGCATAAACGTTGTAACAGTAAAAATCGGTGGAAATGAAATTCTAAGTATGGGTGATATATGCGACAGTTTTAACCGGAATAACCCCGATAGAACTATTGTTTCAGAGATACGGGCCGGGGAAGTTGTTGCAGCAGCGGAAATAGCAGAATCAACTTCCGGTGGATTCTGGACAACAGCCCACTGTGGTTCAGTTAATCAATTGCGTTCCAGATTGCCGAAAATGTTTGCCCGGGGTGGTATGACATTACCAAGAGAGTTGGTAGATGATCAAATACGATCAATGTTTAATTACCTAATTTTTGTTGATAAAGATAGTATGAAAAAAAGAACCCTTATGGAACTTGTACAGGTAACTGATGATGATTACAGACCAATAATCCGCTTTGACAAAGAAGAATATGCACTTACAAGAGGTAAAACCAGACGGTGGATATATGAAAATCCTATTTCCAATAAAGGTTTGGCTGATCTAGGCTTTAGAGGCGGCACAATAAAACCTGAATATGAAAAGGTTATTGGGAACGGTTATTTATATGCTGCCGACCAGGGGGGAGTACAGTGTTAA